One window of Candidatus Goldiibacteriota bacterium genomic DNA carries:
- the dnaB gene encoding replicative DNA helicase, giving the protein MSDKTTQGKVPPQNAEAEQSLLGSILLRGQAIDVVIPIITAEDFYDVRHKKIYTAMFELQTVGGAIDSLTVIDKLNRTGELESVGGATYISDLSNLMPTWMHVEDYAKIIREKSDLRKLIGISAEILERSFDEEKPSREIIEAAENQIFSITEKSRGSLREVKDMIHDVYVQMDEMGRMKDELIGLETGYKKIDEATSGLTGGSLVIVAARPSLGKTSLVLNIAHRLATRKQKNILFFSFEMSAEDLIRRMLATGSRVSIQKIRTGKYMTKEEKQKILDAAGVLSETRMFIDTDDNGVFEMRAKVRTIMSQLKRENKSLDLIIIDYMQLVKPDASIKSREQQISTISRAMKAMARETNIPVIALSQLNRESEKRDRTKSGKRIEPKLSDLRESGAIEQDADVVIFIDRDDEKDTEGVEQQGGAERFVKVRRCRLIIAKNRNGPTLTQPVLFLPELTCFEETTELTNDEAFS; this is encoded by the coding sequence ATGTCGGATAAAACAACTCAGGGGAAAGTGCCTCCGCAGAACGCGGAAGCTGAACAGTCATTGCTTGGCAGCATTCTTCTGCGCGGCCAGGCTATTGACGTGGTTATACCTATAATTACAGCCGAAGATTTCTATGATGTAAGGCATAAGAAGATATATACGGCCATGTTTGAACTTCAGACGGTGGGCGGCGCGATAGACAGCCTTACCGTAATTGATAAACTAAACCGCACCGGAGAGCTTGAATCTGTGGGCGGGGCCACTTATATATCGGACCTTTCAAATCTTATGCCCACGTGGATGCACGTGGAAGATTACGCCAAAATAATCCGTGAAAAATCCGATTTAAGAAAACTTATAGGTATTTCCGCGGAAATACTGGAACGGTCTTTTGACGAAGAAAAACCTTCCAGGGAAATAATTGAAGCTGCGGAAAATCAGATATTTTCCATAACGGAAAAAAGCAGGGGTTCGCTGCGCGAAGTAAAAGACATGATTCACGATGTTTACGTGCAGATGGATGAAATGGGAAGAATGAAGGACGAACTTATAGGCCTTGAAACCGGCTATAAGAAAATAGACGAAGCAACGTCCGGGCTTACAGGCGGGTCTCTGGTGATTGTGGCCGCAAGGCCGTCTTTGGGAAAAACATCGCTTGTGTTAAACATCGCGCACAGGCTTGCCACCAGAAAACAGAAGAATATCCTTTTCTTCAGTTTTGAAATGAGCGCGGAAGACCTGATAAGAAGGATGCTTGCAACCGGTTCCAGGGTAAGCATTCAGAAGATAAGGACCGGCAAATACATGACCAAAGAAGAAAAACAGAAGATACTTGACGCGGCAGGGGTGCTGTCCGAAACAAGGATGTTTATAGACACGGATGATAACGGAGTCTTTGAAATGCGCGCCAAAGTAAGGACCATAATGTCGCAGTTAAAAAGGGAAAATAAGTCGCTTGACCTTATAATTATAGACTACATGCAGCTGGTAAAACCGGACGCGTCCATTAAATCGCGCGAACAGCAGATTTCCACCATATCAAGGGCCATGAAAGCAATGGCAAGGGAAACAAATATACCGGTAATCGCGCTGTCGCAGTTAAACCGTGAATCGGAAAAAAGGGACCGCACCAAAAGCGGCAAGAGAATAGAGCCAAAACTTTCAGACTTACGCGAAAGCGGCGCCATAGAGCAGGACGCCGACGTTGTTATATTTATTGACCGTGATGATGAAAAAGACACGGAAGGCGTGGAACAGCAGGGCGGCGCGGAGCGGTTTGTAAAGGTAAGGCGCTGCAGGCTTATTATCGCGAAAAACAGAAACGGCCCCACGCTTACGCAGCCTGTACTTTTCCTTCCGGAACTTACATGCTTTGAAGAGACCACAGAACTTACCAATGACGAGGCTTTCAGCTGA
- the alr gene encoding alanine racemase, with the protein MRQKYACNACAQIDMAALSHNFILAGRLSGGREIIPVIKANAYGHGSVEVASYLAENLGVKRLAVARVNEGIEIRSENINASIIILGGFYEGELQELIQYNLEPSVYDMPLLRLLAVKAAAAKKIIKVHLKINTGMNRLGVKPEKVPEFINFIRSSNFLKLESVYTHFADADLANDKRTKKQALILESLRTAAGPDVLFHAANSAAILKYPFAHFDAVRPGIMMYGSYCDKKTAKSLLPVMTLKTSVAQVIELKPGDKVSYGGRYTARKKEYAAVISIGYGDGFPRSLSGKGEVMINGKKRKVLGTVCMDLTVVQADKNVKQGDSVLVFGRDGKNIMPVEKMADGAGTIAYEIFTGISDRVKRIYKY; encoded by the coding sequence ATGCGTCAAAAATACGCGTGCAACGCGTGCGCCCAAATAGACATGGCCGCGCTGTCGCACAATTTTATTCTTGCCGGCAGGCTGTCAGGCGGCAGGGAAATAATACCGGTAATAAAAGCCAACGCTTACGGGCATGGCTCTGTTGAAGTTGCATCTTATCTGGCTGAAAATCTTGGCGTAAAAAGGCTTGCGGTTGCAAGGGTAAATGAAGGTATTGAAATCCGGTCGGAAAATATAAACGCTTCCATAATAATCCTTGGCGGTTTTTATGAAGGGGAGCTTCAGGAATTAATTCAATATAACCTTGAACCTTCTGTTTATGATATGCCTTTGCTGCGCCTGCTGGCCGTAAAAGCCGCGGCGGCAAAGAAAATAATAAAAGTGCACCTTAAAATTAATACCGGAATGAACAGGCTTGGCGTTAAGCCTGAAAAAGTCCCTGAATTCATAAATTTTATCAGAAGCAGTAATTTTCTAAAACTTGAATCTGTCTATACTCATTTCGCAGACGCAGACCTTGCCAATGACAAAAGGACAAAAAAACAGGCATTAATACTTGAATCTTTAAGAACGGCAGCCGGGCCTGATGTGTTATTTCACGCTGCCAATTCCGCTGCTATTTTAAAATACCCTTTTGCTCATTTTGACGCGGTAAGGCCGGGTATAATGATGTACGGTTCTTACTGTGATAAAAAAACAGCCAAGTCATTATTACCTGTGATGACTTTAAAAACTTCCGTGGCGCAGGTGATTGAACTTAAACCCGGCGATAAAGTAAGTTATGGCGGCAGGTACACCGCGCGTAAAAAAGAATACGCGGCGGTTATTTCCATAGGCTATGGCGACGGCTTCCCGCGTTCTTTATCGGGTAAGGGCGAAGTTATGATTAACGGCAAAAAAAGAAAAGTGCTTGGTACCGTGTGCATGGACCTGACAGTGGTACAGGCGGATAAAAATGTAAAACAGGGCGATTCGGTGCTTGTTTTTGGCAGGGACGGGAAAAATATTATGCCTGTGGAAAAAATGGCGGACGGCGCCGGCACCATTGCGTATGAAATTTTTACCGGAATATCCGACAGGGTAAAAAGAATTTATAAGTATTAA
- the ruvC gene encoding crossover junction endodeoxyribonuclease RuvC yields MIILGIDPGTARCGYGVIEKKGSAVRPVSYGLIETDKNLEPALRLKKIYNELSDIIDKYKPEFVSVEKLFFNKNVTTAISVAEARGVILLSAVLAGAQIREYTPMQVKMALTGYGKADKKQMQNMIKMLLGLKAVPKPDDVADALAIAVCCSSFYKLENLKIAGGKK; encoded by the coding sequence ATGATTATACTTGGAATAGATCCCGGCACCGCGCGCTGCGGTTACGGGGTGATAGAAAAAAAGGGAAGCGCTGTCAGGCCCGTGTCTTATGGGCTGATAGAGACGGATAAAAATCTGGAACCCGCCTTAAGGCTTAAAAAGATATATAATGAACTTTCTGATATAATAGATAAATATAAACCGGAATTTGTGTCCGTGGAAAAACTTTTTTTTAATAAGAACGTTACCACGGCGATAAGCGTTGCGGAGGCAAGGGGCGTAATTCTTCTTTCCGCGGTTTTGGCCGGGGCGCAGATAAGGGAATACACGCCGATGCAGGTTAAGATGGCGCTTACCGGTTACGGCAAAGCGGATAAAAAGCAGATGCAGAATATGATAAAAATGCTGCTTGGTTTAAAGGCTGTCCCAAAACCGGATGACGTGGCTGACGCGCTGGCAATAGCGGTCTGCTGTTCCAGTTTTTATAAGCTTGAAAATCTTAAAATCGCAGGCGGTAAAAAATGA
- the ruvA gene encoding Holliday junction branch migration protein RuvA translates to MIAFVEGKIDSLAENYAVIDVNGLGYGIFISASTYFDLKDVTAPVRLYTYMNVREDAQELYGFITPQEKETFLMLISVNGIGAKAGMTILGNITIDALKRAIGSENIEALTKIPGLGRKKAERIILELKDKYKTMAVKEPKGENIPDEEEYIQVLTALGFNYGQAREALKEALRSIEGTADKEKVIKEALKRLG, encoded by the coding sequence ATGATAGCGTTTGTGGAAGGAAAAATAGACAGCCTGGCGGAAAATTACGCCGTTATAGACGTAAACGGATTGGGCTACGGGATATTTATTTCCGCTTCAACTTATTTTGATTTAAAAGACGTTACGGCGCCGGTCAGGCTTTATACGTACATGAATGTCAGGGAAGACGCGCAGGAATTGTACGGCTTTATTACACCGCAGGAAAAAGAGACTTTTTTAATGTTAATCTCCGTCAATGGCATAGGCGCAAAGGCGGGAATGACCATACTTGGCAATATTACAATAGACGCGTTAAAGCGTGCGATTGGCAGTGAAAATATTGAAGCGCTTACAAAGATACCGGGGCTTGGCAGAAAAAAAGCGGAACGCATAATACTTGAACTTAAAGACAAATATAAAACCATGGCTGTAAAAGAACCAAAGGGTGAAAATATTCCCGATGAGGAAGAATACATACAGGTTTTAACCGCGCTTGGTTTTAATTACGGGCAGGCAAGGGAAGCGTTAAAAGAAGCGTTAAGGAGTATTGAAGGGACTGCGGACAAAGAAAAAGTAATTAAGGAAGCGTTAAAAAGGCTGGGGTAG
- the ruvB gene encoding Holliday junction branch migration DNA helicase RuvB has product MKDDKDTERIVEGFAEPEERVRENALRPKLLTDYIGQESVKEKLKILIEAAKKRKEPPEHILFYGPPGLGKTTLSHIIANELGVNIKSTAGPVIEKAGDLAAIITNLEENDILFIDEIHRLNHSVEEIMYPALEDGVLDIVIGKGPSAKTFRINLPKFTLIGATTRAGMISAPLRERFGAVYRVDFYDTDSIAVILKRSAEILGVKSDKEGIYEIARRSRGTPRVANRLLKRVRDFAQVKALGVIDVKTAKAALAMLEIDEIGLDNMDRKVITTIIEKFKGGPVGIETIAVAVSEEADTIEDVYEPFLIQLGFIQRTSSGRKVTDKAYEHFGYKKPENGELF; this is encoded by the coding sequence ATGAAAGATGACAAAGACACAGAGCGCATAGTGGAAGGGTTTGCGGAGCCGGAAGAGCGGGTACGGGAAAACGCTTTACGGCCCAAACTGCTTACCGATTATATAGGGCAGGAAAGCGTTAAAGAGAAACTTAAAATATTAATTGAGGCGGCTAAGAAAAGAAAAGAACCGCCGGAGCATATTTTATTTTACGGGCCGCCCGGTCTTGGAAAAACTACATTATCGCACATCATTGCCAATGAACTTGGCGTAAATATTAAATCAACAGCAGGGCCTGTAATAGAAAAAGCCGGCGACCTTGCGGCTATTATCACCAACCTTGAAGAAAACGACATTCTGTTTATAGACGAGATACACAGGCTTAATCATTCGGTTGAAGAAATAATGTATCCGGCGCTGGAAGACGGCGTGCTGGATATTGTAATAGGCAAGGGGCCGTCCGCAAAAACATTCAGGATAAATCTGCCTAAGTTCACGCTTATAGGCGCGACCACAAGGGCGGGCATGATATCCGCCCCTTTAAGGGAGCGTTTTGGCGCTGTGTACAGGGTGGATTTTTATGATACCGATTCCATAGCAGTTATTTTAAAACGTTCCGCGGAAATTCTTGGGGTTAAGTCCGACAAAGAGGGTATATATGAAATTGCAAGGCGCTCGCGCGGGACACCAAGGGTGGCTAACAGGTTATTAAAACGCGTAAGGGATTTCGCGCAGGTTAAAGCACTTGGCGTTATTGACGTGAAAACCGCAAAGGCCGCGCTTGCCATGCTTGAAATAGATGAAATAGGGCTGGATAACATGGACAGAAAAGTCATAACAACAATAATAGAAAAATTTAAAGGCGGCCCTGTGGGAATTGAAACAATTGCGGTGGCGGTATCTGAAGAAGCCGATACAATAGAAGATGTGTATGAACCGTTTTTAATTCAGCTTGGCTTCATTCAAAGGACATCATCCGGACGCAAGGTAACAGATAAAGCGTACGAACATTTTGGATATAAGAAACCGGAGAATGGGGAATTATTTTAA
- a CDS encoding NUDIX hydrolase, protein MQDKNIRIRVAGICLDKKNRLLLVNHQKNGKSYWLLPGGGVEYGETLHEALKREFMEEMSLNIKKAGELLFVNDSIYPGGKRHVINMYFKVRVSGVLKPNPDHILKNAVYMEKSEFKKILFYPDIKNDIMRMWSNKFMKQAGYLKTKWKD, encoded by the coding sequence TTGCAGGATAAAAATATCAGGATCCGCGTGGCGGGGATATGCCTGGATAAGAAAAACAGGCTGCTGCTGGTAAACCATCAGAAGAACGGTAAGTCGTACTGGCTTTTGCCTGGCGGCGGCGTGGAATATGGGGAGACCCTGCATGAAGCGTTAAAGCGTGAGTTTATGGAAGAGATGTCTTTAAATATAAAAAAGGCGGGGGAATTGCTTTTTGTCAATGATTCCATCTACCCCGGAGGAAAAAGGCACGTAATTAACATGTATTTTAAGGTGCGCGTTTCCGGCGTGTTAAAACCTAACCCTGACCACATCCTGAAAAATGCTGTTTACATGGAAAAAAGTGAATTTAAAAAAATACTGTTTTATCCGGATATAAAAAATGATATAATGCGTATGTGGTCAAATAAGTTTATGAAACAGGCGGGATATTTAAAAACTAAGTGGAAAGACTAA